The following proteins are encoded in a genomic region of Colletotrichum higginsianum IMI 349063 chromosome 9, whole genome shotgun sequence:
- a CDS encoding Calcineurin-like phosphoesterase has translation MAVQILSDLHLESPKAYDIFQIVPKAPILALLGDIGNVAAHKDDCLAFLTQQLRQFRAVLFVPGNHEAYRSSWPRTLDILRAFEREVDGNPSLGQFVLLDRTVFRVPDTSIVILGCSLFSHVPAEREDDVSMGLNDFFQTGDWDVAAHNKAHRRDLAWLNAQVAQLERSDARIVIFSHWSPSTHSLALDPRHATSLITPGFATDLSREVCFKSGSVEAWAFGHTHFNCDFTVERDGGAGPLRLFTNQRGYYFSQSAGFDGEKLFEWQQETR, from the coding sequence ATGGCGGTTCAAATCCTCTCCGACCTGCATCTGGAGTCGCCCAAGGCCTACGACATCTTCCAGATCGTCCCAAAGGCCCCCATCCTGGCTCTGCTGGGGGACATCGGCAATGTCGCCGCTCACAAGGACGACTGCCTCGCCTTCTTGACCCAACAGCTACGCCAGTTCCGCGCCGTGCTCTTCGTCCCCGGGAACCACGAGGCCTATCGGTCCAGCTGGCCCCGAaccctcgacatcctccgcGCGTTCGAGCGAGAAGTCGACGGCAATCCGTCACTGGGGCAGTTCGTCCTGCTGGACCGGACGGTCTTCCGCGTGCCGGACACCAGCATCGTCATCCTGGGCTGCAGCCTCTTCTCTCACGTCCCCGCCgagagagaagacgacgTCTCGATGGGGCTGAACGACTTCTTCCAGACCGGAGACTGGGACGTCGCCGCGCACAACAAAGCGCATAGACGGGACCTGGCCTGGCTCAACGCGCAGGTCGCGCAGCTCGAGCGGTCCGATGCGAGGATCGTCATCTTCTCGCATTGGAGCCCCTCGACGCAcagcctcgccctcgaccccAGGCACGCCACCAGCCTGATCACGCCGGGATTCGCGACGGACCTGTCCAGGGAGGTGTGCTTCAAGAGCGGGAGCGTCGAGGCCTGGGCGTTTGGCCACACCCACTTCAACTGCGATTTCACCGTCGAGCGGGACGGCGGTGCTGGGCCTCTGAGGCTGTTTACGAACCAGAGGGGCTACTACTTTTCTCAGTCGGCAGGATTTGACGGCGAGAAACTGTTCGAGTGGCAACAGGAGACCCGTTGA
- a CDS encoding Benzoate 4-monooxygenase cytochrome p450 produces MALETLSVFSRAPYATAFFFVGLFYFIIYPLFVYFKDAKGLRKFQNFSTFSGAYNVPFMILARTGARSTHLVQLHREKGPVLRTGPNTLSFSDVRAIKDIYGHGTPCIKDESYVLTAGSHYHLADVVEKHDHARKRKVLSSAYALKNLEGWEHKVADKVERLFRQLDKLCTDPLPKGQMFPRPEDLTVDYRKWGNFFTLDAIADIGLSERLGLLDRGHDRVLARRKDGTTWEAPLRDSLYPTARKQSLLVWSYDNYKLLDKLSNLVPRFRQMTEASKGWDGIVLQLAHQRLARYNAGEKLDDFFQALMENKNGEPNNLEWGEIVAEVNIMMNAGSVTTAIAVTNVLYQLLKNPACLRRLRDEVDAVLDPDEAVAPYDKVKHLPYLRACLDESLRLFPPTPHGLPRKTPPEGMHIMGEWVPGDTTVSMSGIVVHRDESVFPEADKYVPDRWLGDKGKELQPYFLAFSAGARGCIGRNISYLEQAVLLASVVHRYEFALPRDFEMAREETMNWLLGEMPVKAWRRRLEGGEENTVV; encoded by the coding sequence GCCTACGCAAGTTCCAAAACTTCAGCACATTCTCCGGCGCATACAATGTCCCCTTCATGATCTTGGCCCGGACCGGTGCCCGGTCAACccatctcgtccagctccaCAGAGAAAAGGGCCCGGTCCTCCGCACCGGCCCCAACACCCTCTCCTTCAGCGATGTGCGTGCCATCAAGGACATCTACGGGCATGGGACCCCCTGTATCAAGGACGAGTCGTACGTCCTGACGGCCGGGTCGCACTACcatctcgccgacgtcgtcgaaaAGCACGACCACGCGAGGAAGCGCAAGGTCTTGTCGTCGGCCTATGCCCTGAAGAACCTCGAAGGGTGGGAGCACAAggtcgccgacaaggtcgagAGGCTCTTCAGGCAGCTCGACAAGCTCTGCACCGACCCCCTTCCCAAGGGCCAGATGTTCCCCAGGCCCGAGGACCTGACCGTCGACTACCGCAAATGGGGCAACTTCTTCAcgctcgacgccatcgctGACATCGGCCTCTCCGAGCGGCTgggcctcctcgaccgcgGACATGACAGGGTGCTCGCTCGCCGCAAGGACGGCACCACCTGGGAGGCGCCCCTACGCGACTCCCTCTACCCTACCGCCCGGAAGCAGTCCCTGCTCGTCTGGAGCTACGACAACTACAAGCTCCTCGACAAGCTGTCCAACCTCGTCCCCCGCTTCCGCCAGATGACCGAGGCCTCCAAGGGCTGGGACGGGATCGTGCTCCAGCTGGCGCACCAGCGCCTCGCGCGGTACAACGCgggcgagaagctcgacgacTTCTTCCAGGCGCTCATGGAGAACAAGAACGGCGAGCCCAACAACCTCGAGTGGGGCGAgatcgtcgccgaggtcaacATCATGATGAACGCCGGCAGCGTGACGACGgccatcgccgtcaccaACGTCCTGTACCAGCTGCTGAAGAACCCGGCGTGCCTCCGCCGGCTGCGCGACGAGGtggacgccgtcctcgacccggacgaggccgtcgcccccTACGACAAGGTCAAGCACCTCCCCTACCTCCGCGCCTGTCTCGACGAGTCGCTGCGCCTGTTCCCCCCGACGCCCCACGGCCTGCCGCGCAAGACCCCGCCGGAGGGCATGCACATCATGGGCGAGTGGGTGCCGGGCGACACCACCGTCAGCATGTCGGGCATCGTCGTGCACCGCGACGAGTCCGTGTtccccgaggccgacaagTACGTCCCGGACCGGTGGCTCGgcgacaagggcaaggagctGCAGCCGTACTTCctggccttctcggccggcgcGAGGGGCTGCATCGGCCGCAACATCTCTTAcctcgagcaggccgtgCTGCTGGCGTCCGTGGTCCACCGGTACGAGTTCGCGCTGCCGCGGGACTTCGAGATGGCGCGCGAGGAGACGATGAACTGGCTTCTGGGCGAGATGCCCGTTAAAGcctggaggcggcggctggaagggggggaggagaacACAGTGGTGTGA
- a CDS encoding Phthalate transporter produces the protein MPGTPRTPSVSSAAEQKGAPVFPEVVSVPQVSDSKRHAVDQVWAAGASAQMYEPIPEYEGRHRYDPTATWSEHEEKKLVRRLDYRICSWVCLMFFALQLDRGNINQANTDNMLEDLGLTTNQYNYGMTIFYAQTRGFLQMVSWSIIAACQCLMTEKNGFYATRALLGLIEGGFIPDAILYLSYFYTSKELPIRMSYFYCSSNATQIIAAFLAFGILHLRGVGGWEGWRWLFALEGGLTALIGVVSWFYLPPSPTQTASRFRGKDGWFSEREEIIMVNRILRDDPSKGGMHNRQGLTLRLLWSALSDWDLWPIYLYGFTLLIPVRPIDQYLTINLKALGFDTFQANLLTIPGYVLFLIQLVFWSRVSERWNNRMLIVFLYSVWVFPLVLALELMPAGSSPWKWYAVTALIVGYPYVHSILVSLTSRNAGTVRTRTVGSAIYNMTVQASSIIGSNIYQKDDAPLYRRGNKIILALIAWNAVLAWLIKAYYMKRNKTRDDIWRGMSQQEKDHYLATTKDEGSRRLDFRFAH, from the exons ATGCCAGGCACGCCGAGAACGCCAAGCGTCAGCTCTGCCGCCGAGCAGAAGGGCGCGCCCGTCTTCCCAGAGGTCGTCAGCGTCCCGCAGGTTTCCGATTCGAAGCGCCATGCAGTCGATCAGGTCtgggccgccggcgcgtcGGCGCAGATGTACGAGCCCATCCCCGAGTATGAGGGCCGCCACCGGTATGACCCCACGGCGACCTGGTCGGAGcacgaggagaagaagctggttAGGAGG CTCGATTACAGGATCTGCTCGTGGGTTTGCCTTATGTTTTTCGCGCTCCAGCTGGACCGCGGCAACATTAACCAGGCCAACACGGACAACATGCTggaggacctcggcctcacCACCAACCAGTACAACTACGGCATGACCATCTTCTAC GCCCAGACACGTGGATTCCTACAAATGGTGTCGTGGAGCATTATCGCAGCTTGCCAGTGCTTGATGACGGAGAAGAACGGCTTCTACGCCACGCGCGCCCTGCTCGGTCTCATCGAGGGCGGCTTCATCCCGGACGCCATCCTGTACCTCTCCTACTTCTACACTAGTAAAGAGCTGCCTATCCGCATGAGCTACTTCTACTGCTCCTCCAACGCCACCCAGatcatcgccgccttcctcgccttcggcATCCTGCACCTGcgaggcgtcggcggctgGGAGGGCTGGAGATGGCTTTTCGCCCTCGAAGGCGGCCTGACGGCCCTCATCGGCGTCGTATCGTGGTTCTACCTgccgccgagcccgacgCAGACGGCGAGCCGGTTCCGCGGTAAGGACGGCTGGTTCTCGGAGCGTGAGGAGATCATCATGGTGAACCGAATTTTGCGCGACGATCCTAGTAAA GGAGGGATGCACAACCGTCAGGGACTGACCCTGAGGCTCCTCTGGTCTGCGCTCTCGGACTGGGACCTCTGGCCCATCTACCTCTACGGCTTCACGCTCCTCATCCCCGTCAGGCCCATCGACCAGTACCTGACCATCAACCTCAAGgccctcggcttcgacaCGTTCCAGGCGAACCTGCTCACCATCCCGGGCTACGTCCTGTTCCTGATCCAGCTCGTGTTCTGGTCCCGCGTCTCGGAGCGCTGGAACAACCGCATGCTGATCGTCTTCCTCTACTCCGTCTGGGTGTTCCCCCTCGTCCTGGCCCTGGAGCTGATGCCGGCGGGGTCCAGTCCCTGGAAGTGGTACGCCGTCACTGCTCTGATCGTCGGTTACCCTTACGTCCATTCGATTCTAG TCAGTTTGACATCGCGAAATGCGGGTACGGTCCGGACGAGAACCGTTGGTAGCGCCATCTACAACATGACGGTGCAAGCGAGCAGCATCATCGGTTCCAAC ATCTACCAGAAAGATGACGCGCCGCTGTACCGCCGAGGCAACAAGATCATCCTGGCGCTCATTGCCTGGAACGCGGTGCTCGCCTGGCTCATCAAGGCGTACTACATGAAGAGGAACAAGACGCGCGACGACATCTGGAGGGGCATGAGCCAGCAGGAAAAGGACCACTACCTGGCGACCACGAAGGACGAGGGAAGCAGACGGCTGGACTTCCGTTTCGCGCACTAG
- a CDS encoding BZIP transcription factor encodes MSTSLRNIRPRGSATDDKSTSEDNALKSSKGRVACGQCRKLRQKVLPSVAGMRLFAPFHTTNDDPSVDGTNKLNCDTQRPSCGRCLSTKHDCVYEADLGETRMQGIRKANRQLRGEVNALKSLLERLKSADDDAKADIMARLADDEPPEAILQRLKDGEGVSRKGKPGSSHIHTTSETEPFRRSPTTTTTTTTTTMTSTTTLKPTRATSIDGLVKVEEDDEPPLPPGIVPWHIDKMHYLLHRVQRIDINANSTDSQSHTHRLDGQEPRSEKEEADEEQKNPQLLHAILAADREAQRRSKSSSAESLPPGAVEAFGNLPLSSAVRANYYPAAVQARQLLALQTEEYRLPSFIASDGSPLSSLFYSYRDAAMEMLSNGVPASQVLGPSDRIDLELFFREREPHDAYDVHSWSCELLKNIEGYDIFVKLASVALYTTYMRWNILPTATNYALMPAMIRPTQLQRFVPHRMTIDLVPHPAIRDALIHKFRDWLSPGTTDTGGTSVGWPYSLDAAVDVCPITGRRMLSRAFIEHATNGSNWSLDKSIRAMYPEIEGMGFRIRE; translated from the exons ATGTCGACCAGTCTGCGTAACATCCGCCCTCGAGGATCGGCGACTGACGACAAGTCAACGTCCGAGGATAATGCGCTCAAGAGCTCCAAGGGACGGGTGGCATGCGGGCAATGCCGGAAGCTGCGGCAAAAGGTACTACCCAGCGTAGCTGGCATGCGTCTCTTTGCTCCTTTTCACACAACGAACGATGACCCATCGGTGGATGGAACAAATAAGCTGAAC TGTGATACCCAACGGCCGTCCTGTGGCCGGTGTCTGTCCACGAAGCATGACTGCGTCTACGAGGCAGACCTCGGCGAGACGCGGATGCAGGGGATCCGCAAGGCCAACCGCCAGCTCCGAGGCGAGGTGAACGCGCTGAAGTCGTTGCTGGAGCGGCTCAAGTcggcggacgacgacgcgaaGGCGGACATCATggcccgcctcgccgacgacgagccaCCCGAGGCCATTCTCCAACGCctcaaggacggcgagggggTATCACGGAAGGGGAAGCCAGGCAGCTCTCACATTCACACCACTTCCGAGACCGAGCCATTCAGGCGCAGcccaacgacaacgacaacgacgacgacgacgacgatgacatcaacaacaacactAAAACCAACAAGAGCAACGAGcatcgatggcctcgtcaaagtggaggaagacgacgagccTCCGCTCCCGCCCGGGATCGTCCCGTGGCACATTGACAAGATGCACTACCTCCTCCACCGCGTCCAACGCATCGACATCAACGCGAACTCGACAGACTCGCAG TCTCACACTCATCGCTTGGACGGACAAGAGCCACGCTCggaaaaggaagaagcagacgaggagcagaagaaccCGCAACTCCTCCACGCCATCCTCGCAGCCGACCGCGAGGCCCAACGCCGGTCCAAGTCCTCCTCGGCAGAGTCCCTGCcccccggcgccgtcgaggccttcGGCAACCTCCCGCTCTCCTCCGCCGTGCGGGCCAACTACTATCCCGCGGCGGTCCAGGCCCGGCAGCTACTCGCCCTGCAGACCGAGGAGTACCGCCTGCCCTCCTTCATCGCCTCCGACGGGAGCCCGCTGTCCAGCCTGTTCTACAGCTaccgcgacgccgccatggAGATGCTCTCGAACGGCGTGCCGGCGTCCCAGGTCCTGGGGCCCTCGGACCGCATCGACCTGGAGCTCTTCTTCCGCGAGCGCGAGCCCCACGACGCCTACGACGTCCACTCGTGGTCCTGCGAGCTGCTGAAGAACATTGAGGGCTACGACATCTTTGTGAAGCTGGCGAGCGTCGCCCTCTACACGACGTACATGCGG TGGAACATCCTGCCCACGGCCACGAACTACGCCCTCATGCCCGCCATGATCCGCCCAACCCAGCTGCAGCGGTTCGTGCCGCATCGCATGACCATCGACCTCGTCCCACA CCCCGCCATCCGCGACGCCTTGATCCACAAGTTCCGCGACTGGCTCTCCCCCGGCACGACGGACACGGGCGGCACCAGCGTCGGCTGGCCCTAcagcctcgacgccgccgtcgacgtgtGCCCCATCACGGGCCGCAGGATGCTGAGCCGCGCCTTCATCGAGCACGCCACCAACGGCTCCAACTGGAGCCTGGACAAGTCCATCCGCGCCATGTACCCAGAGATCGAGGGCATGGGGTTCAGGATCCGGGAGTGA